The Synchiropus splendidus isolate RoL2022-P1 chromosome 11, RoL_Sspl_1.0, whole genome shotgun sequence genome contains a region encoding:
- the mtus1a gene encoding microtubule-associated tumor suppressor 1 homolog A isoform X2: protein MAAHTGLRSCTWTEFPPYFLPNASYIALGSAEHSCDSRLLTCLLIGSYRFFIVPLLVACNGINTNLWRMSGSAAPKQTFRAMRSVFLKAKIIPTVAETARGPTLSTTCKSVASARKGLCHPAQTPQERTSTSKLVRLPLSKPVDKKTAKTGSRQQQACPNNRPPDVVPLELPEHERKTRIDQLKEVLAARNRGFEAVTVVLKHTLTERDEATRQGREQSQELVDLRGELVSSVNSAERLQKEKEDVQRSLESALHTLQEQHQKDLEQVEKRLQTFYQAEWDKVHLTYQEEADKCKARMQEQLDELQAQHEAMKEELERSHSHQLTCVKQQCETSLEELRKFHSQELESLGRTVKEAEATLTVRIQQLTEENQVLQEKLTAEESRRRELAERSQKDSRTLYLEQELESLKVVLDIKNQQLHQQEKKLMEINSLTEKNVTLDESLRKVQQENEDLKARMERHAALSKQLSTEQAVLQQSLQMESKVNKRLSMENEELLWKLNNGEPHRVSPGSPSHSFSLQSPCRSNIFSSPSVSPR from the exons ATGGCTGCACACACAGGACTACGCAGCTGCACTTGGACCGAATTCCCTCCTTATTTCTTACCAAACGCCTCATATATAGCTCTTGGAAGCGCTGAGCACAGCTGCGACAGCAGGCTGCTGACATGCCTCCTGATCGGGTCGTATCGCTTTTTCATCGTTCCTTTGTTGGTAGCGTGCAACGGAATTAATACTAATCTTTGGAGAA TGTCTGGAAGCGCCGCACCAAAACAAACCTTCAGAGCCATGAGAAGTGTCTTTCTGAAGGCAAAGATCATCCCAACAGTGGCTGAAACTGCCAGAGGACCAA CCCTGTCCACCACATGCAAGTCTGTGGCCTCTGCAAGGAAGGGATTATGTCATCCAGCGCAGACTCCCCAGGAAAGGACTTCTACATCCAAACTTGTTCGGCTGCCTTTGAGCAAACCTG TGGACAAGAAGACGGCCAAGACCGGCTCCCGCCAGCAGCAAGCCTGCCCCAACAACAGACCGCCGGACGTGGTTCCGTTGGAGTTACCGGAGCACGAGAGAAAGACGAGGATCGACCAGCTGAAGGAAGTCCTCGCTGCCAGAAACCGGGGTTTTGAGGCCGTCACTGTCGTCTTGAAGCACACTTTGACTGAG CGTGATGAGGCGACGCGGCAGGGCAGGGAGCAGTCGCAGGAGCTGGTGGACCTCCGAGGAGAGCTGG TCAGCTCGGTGAACTCGGCCGAACGCCtgcagaaggagaaggaggatgtGCAGCGCTCTCTGGAAAGTGCGCTGCACACGCTGCAGGAGCAGCACCAGAAGGACCTGGAGCAGGTGGAGAAGAGACTGCAGACCTTCTATCAGGCCGAGTGGGACAAGGTCCACCTCACCTACCAGGAGGAGGCCGACAAGTGCAAGGCTCGCATGCAGGAACAG CTCGATGAGCTACAAGCCCAGCACGAAGCCatgaaggaggagctggagagaagcCACTCCCATCAGCTGACGTGTGTGAAACAACAGTGTGAAACATCGCTGGAAG AGCTCAGGAAATTCCACAGTCAGGAGCTGGAGTCGCTGGGCCGAACCGTGAAGGAGGCCGAAGCCACTCTCACT GTGCGGATCCAGCAGCTGACCGAGGAGAACCAGGTCCTGCAGGAGAAGCTGACAGCTGAGGAGAGTCGCAGGAGAGAGCTGGCTGAGAGGAGTCAG AAGGACTCGCGCACCCTCTACctggagcaggagctggagagcCTGAAAGTGGTGCTGGATATCAAGAACCAACAGCTGCACcagcaggagaagaagctgATGGAAATCAACTCACTG acagagaagAATGTGACGCTGGACGAAAGCCTGAGGAAGGTCCAGCAGGAGAATGAGGATCTGAAAGCTCGCATGGAAAGACACGCCGCCCTGTCTAA ACAACTGTCCACCGAGCAGGCCGTGCTGCAGCAGTCGCTGCAGATGGAGTCCAAGGTCAACAAACGCTTGTCCATGGAGAACGAGGAGCTGCTGTGGAAGCTGAATAACGGGGAGCCCCACCGCGTCTCCCCCGGCTCCCCATCCCACTCCTTCAGCCTCCAGTCTCCGTGCAGGTCCAACATCTTCTCCAGCCCCTCGGTGTCACCCAGATAA
- the mtus1a gene encoding microtubule-associated tumor suppressor 1 homolog A isoform X3 yields the protein MLWSPKLSLSNIHVRLTAKGLLRNIQLLSGCRKSTVVFHAVDKKTAKTGSRQQQACPNNRPPDVVPLELPEHERKTRIDQLKEVLAARNRGFEAVTVVLKHTLTERDEATRQGREQSQELVDLRGELVSSVNSAERLQKEKEDVQRSLESALHTLQEQHQKDLEQVEKRLQTFYQAEWDKVHLTYQEEADKCKARMQEQLDELQAQHEAMKEELERSHSHQLTCVKQQCETSLEELRKFHSQELESLGRTVKEAEATLTVRIQQLTEENQVLQEKLTAEESRRRELAERSQKDSRTLYLEQELESLKVVLDIKNQQLHQQEKKLMEINSLTEKNVTLDESLRKVQQENEDLKARMERHAALSKQLSTEQAVLQQSLQMESKVNKRLSMENEELLWKLNNGEPHRVSPGSPSHSFSLQSPCRSNIFSSPSVSPR from the exons ATGTTATGGTCGCCGAAGCTCTCTCTTTCTAATATCCACGTGCGCCTGACGGCGAAAGGTTTACTTCGAAACATTCAGCTGCTGTCTGGATGCAGGAAGAGCACAGTGGTGTTCCATGCAG TGGACAAGAAGACGGCCAAGACCGGCTCCCGCCAGCAGCAAGCCTGCCCCAACAACAGACCGCCGGACGTGGTTCCGTTGGAGTTACCGGAGCACGAGAGAAAGACGAGGATCGACCAGCTGAAGGAAGTCCTCGCTGCCAGAAACCGGGGTTTTGAGGCCGTCACTGTCGTCTTGAAGCACACTTTGACTGAG CGTGATGAGGCGACGCGGCAGGGCAGGGAGCAGTCGCAGGAGCTGGTGGACCTCCGAGGAGAGCTGG TCAGCTCGGTGAACTCGGCCGAACGCCtgcagaaggagaaggaggatgtGCAGCGCTCTCTGGAAAGTGCGCTGCACACGCTGCAGGAGCAGCACCAGAAGGACCTGGAGCAGGTGGAGAAGAGACTGCAGACCTTCTATCAGGCCGAGTGGGACAAGGTCCACCTCACCTACCAGGAGGAGGCCGACAAGTGCAAGGCTCGCATGCAGGAACAG CTCGATGAGCTACAAGCCCAGCACGAAGCCatgaaggaggagctggagagaagcCACTCCCATCAGCTGACGTGTGTGAAACAACAGTGTGAAACATCGCTGGAAG AGCTCAGGAAATTCCACAGTCAGGAGCTGGAGTCGCTGGGCCGAACCGTGAAGGAGGCCGAAGCCACTCTCACT GTGCGGATCCAGCAGCTGACCGAGGAGAACCAGGTCCTGCAGGAGAAGCTGACAGCTGAGGAGAGTCGCAGGAGAGAGCTGGCTGAGAGGAGTCAG AAGGACTCGCGCACCCTCTACctggagcaggagctggagagcCTGAAAGTGGTGCTGGATATCAAGAACCAACAGCTGCACcagcaggagaagaagctgATGGAAATCAACTCACTG acagagaagAATGTGACGCTGGACGAAAGCCTGAGGAAGGTCCAGCAGGAGAATGAGGATCTGAAAGCTCGCATGGAAAGACACGCCGCCCTGTCTAA ACAACTGTCCACCGAGCAGGCCGTGCTGCAGCAGTCGCTGCAGATGGAGTCCAAGGTCAACAAACGCTTGTCCATGGAGAACGAGGAGCTGCTGTGGAAGCTGAATAACGGGGAGCCCCACCGCGTCTCCCCCGGCTCCCCATCCCACTCCTTCAGCCTCCAGTCTCCGTGCAGGTCCAACATCTTCTCCAGCCCCTCGGTGTCACCCAGATAA